A genome region from Nocardia sp. NBC_01730 includes the following:
- the groL gene encoding chaperonin GroEL (60 kDa chaperone family; promotes refolding of misfolded polypeptides especially under stressful conditions; forms two stacked rings of heptamers to form a barrel-shaped 14mer; ends can be capped by GroES; misfolded proteins enter the barrel where they are refolded when GroES binds), protein MAKQIEFDEKARRALERGVDKLADAVKVTLGPRGRHVVLAKAFGGPTVTNDGVTIARDIELDDPFENLGAQLVKSVATKTNDVAGDGTTTATVLAQALIRAGLKNVAAGANPISIGSGIAKAADAVSEALLAQATPVSGEQAIAQVATVASRDEQLGEMVGKALSAVGKDGVVTVEESSTLQTELVVTEGVQFDKGYLSPYFVTDADSQQAVLEDAFVLLHREKISSLPDFLPLLEKIAESGKAVLIIAEDVEGEALSTLVVNAIRKTIKAVAVKAPFFGDRRKAFLDDLAVVTAGTVINPDLGIALRDAGLDVLGKARRVVVTKDDTTIIDGAGTAEDIAARTAQLRSEIEATDSDWDREKLEERLAKLSGGVAVIKVGAATETALKERKYRVEDAVSAAKAAVEEGIVPGGGTALVQASAKLVELRDSLSGDEAVGVEVVRTALHAPLYWIATNAGLDGAVVVNRVTEGKEGFNAATLSYGDLLTDGVVDPVKVTRSAVVNAASVARMVLTTESAVVDKPAEEQRDHSHHGHAH, encoded by the coding sequence GCTCGGCCCGCGCGGACGCCACGTCGTGCTCGCGAAGGCCTTCGGCGGCCCGACCGTGACCAACGACGGCGTCACCATCGCGCGCGACATCGAGCTGGACGACCCGTTCGAGAACCTCGGCGCGCAGCTGGTCAAGAGCGTCGCCACCAAGACCAACGACGTCGCGGGCGATGGGACGACCACCGCCACCGTGCTGGCTCAGGCGCTGATCCGCGCCGGGCTGAAGAATGTCGCGGCGGGCGCGAATCCGATCTCGATCGGCTCCGGCATCGCGAAGGCCGCCGACGCCGTCTCCGAGGCGCTGCTCGCGCAGGCGACCCCGGTCTCCGGCGAGCAGGCGATCGCGCAGGTCGCAACAGTGGCGTCCCGGGATGAGCAGCTCGGCGAGATGGTCGGCAAGGCGCTTTCCGCCGTCGGCAAGGACGGTGTCGTCACCGTCGAGGAGTCCTCGACGTTGCAGACCGAGCTGGTCGTCACCGAGGGCGTCCAGTTCGACAAGGGCTACCTCTCGCCCTACTTCGTCACCGACGCCGACAGCCAGCAGGCCGTCTTGGAGGACGCGTTCGTCCTGCTGCACCGCGAGAAGATCAGCTCGCTTCCGGACTTCCTCCCGCTACTGGAGAAGATTGCCGAGAGCGGCAAGGCCGTCCTGATCATCGCCGAGGACGTCGAGGGCGAGGCGCTGTCCACCTTGGTGGTCAACGCGATCCGCAAGACGATCAAGGCCGTCGCGGTGAAGGCGCCGTTCTTCGGCGACCGCCGTAAGGCGTTCCTCGACGACCTCGCCGTGGTCACCGCGGGCACCGTGATCAACCCCGATCTCGGCATCGCACTGCGCGACGCGGGCCTCGACGTGCTGGGTAAGGCTCGGCGCGTGGTCGTCACCAAGGACGACACCACCATCATCGATGGTGCGGGCACCGCGGAGGACATCGCAGCGCGTACCGCGCAACTGCGCAGCGAGATCGAGGCCACCGATTCCGACTGGGACCGGGAGAAGCTCGAGGAGCGGCTGGCCAAGCTGTCCGGCGGCGTCGCGGTGATCAAGGTCGGCGCGGCCACCGAGACGGCGCTCAAGGAGCGCAAGTACCGCGTCGAGGACGCGGTGAGCGCGGCCAAGGCCGCCGTCGAGGAGGGCATCGTGCCCGGTGGCGGCACCGCGCTGGTGCAGGCGAGCGCCAAGCTGGTCGAGCTGCGCGACTCGCTGTCCGGCGACGAGGCCGTCGGCGTCGAGGTGGTGCGCACCGCGCTCCATGCGCCGCTGTACTGGATCGCCACCAACGCGGGCCTGGACGGGGCTGTGGTGGTCAACAGGGTAACCGAGGGCAAAGAGGGCTTCAACGCCGCCACGCTCAGCTACGGTGACCTGCTCACCGACGGCGTCGTCGACCCGGTGAAGGTAACCCGCTCGGCCGTCGTGAACGCGGCGTCGGTCGCCAGGATGGTGCTCACCACCGAGAGCGCTGTGGTCGACAAGCCTGCCGAAGAGCAGCGCGATCATAGTCATCACGGGCACGCGCACTGA
- a CDS encoding RskA family anti-sigma factor yields MNEHQIDLAHTVALGSIDDEDHHDVQELLDSEDPVLRAAFSQEVRDTNEALSLLAAATAATPSPSLRARLLAAIAAEQPPVAS; encoded by the coding sequence ATGAACGAACACCAGATCGATCTCGCGCACACCGTCGCGCTCGGATCGATCGACGACGAAGACCATCACGACGTGCAGGAACTGCTCGACAGCGAGGACCCCGTGCTACGCGCGGCGTTCAGCCAGGAAGTACGAGATACGAACGAAGCTCTTTCCCTTCTTGCCGCAGCGACGGCGGCCACGCCGTCGCCCTCGCTGCGCGCTCGCTTACTCGCGGCCATCGCCGCGGAACAGCCACCGGTCGCCAGCTGA
- a CDS encoding DUF5319 domain-containing protein: MRDHLPPGLPPDPFAGDPSDPSAALDAIEPGEPLDPHERLAVEEDLADLAVYEALLAHRGIRGLVVSCEDCRQDHYHDWDMLRANLLQLLVDGTVRPHEPAYDPTPEAYVTWDYCRGYADASMNEAFHGDGFDGFDS, translated from the coding sequence GTGCGCGACCATCTACCACCTGGCTTGCCGCCGGATCCGTTTGCCGGAGACCCCTCCGACCCGTCCGCCGCGCTCGACGCCATCGAGCCCGGCGAGCCGCTGGATCCCCACGAGCGCCTTGCGGTCGAGGAGGATCTCGCCGATCTGGCGGTGTACGAGGCACTGTTGGCCCACCGTGGCATCCGCGGACTCGTGGTCAGCTGCGAAGACTGCAGGCAGGACCACTACCACGACTGGGACATGCTGCGCGCCAACCTGCTTCAACTGCTGGTCGACGGCACGGTCCGCCCGCACGAGCCCGCCTACGATCCGACGCCGGAAGCGTACGTCACCTGGGATTACTGCCGGGGCTACGCGGACGCCTCGATGAACGAGGCATTCCACGGCGACGGGTTCGACGGATTCGATAGCTGA
- a CDS encoding WhiB family transcriptional regulator, which yields MPMPTHLPGPNADVWDWQMRGSCRGQDSAVFFHPDGERGRARTAREMRAKEVCRSCPVLMQCRSHALKVSEPYGIWGGMSETEREMHARRNRRRMAV from the coding sequence ATGCCCATGCCGACCCACCTCCCCGGACCGAACGCCGATGTCTGGGATTGGCAGATGCGAGGGTCCTGCCGCGGGCAGGACTCCGCGGTGTTCTTCCATCCCGACGGCGAGCGAGGCAGAGCACGCACTGCGCGCGAGATGCGCGCCAAGGAGGTTTGCCGCAGCTGCCCGGTGCTCATGCAGTGCCGCAGTCACGCGCTGAAAGTCAGCGAGCCCTATGGCATCTGGGGCGGCATGTCGGAGACCGAGCGCGAGATGCACGCGCGGCGCAACCGCCGCCGCATGGCCGTATAG
- a CDS encoding sigma-70 family RNA polymerase sigma factor — MTNTGEELDLAVTAAAQGDRSALAQVLEMVRPLVVRYCRARIGAAERGQLSADDVAQEVCLAVMTALPRYQDQGRPFMAFVYGIASHKVADAHRNAARNKADAMAEVPDVISTDQGPEQRALESETSRQMNRLLATLPEKHREILILRLVMGLSAEETAVAVGSTAGAVRVAQHRALAKLKSQVARAGEMYG, encoded by the coding sequence ATGACGAACACGGGCGAAGAGTTGGACCTCGCCGTCACTGCCGCTGCGCAGGGCGACAGATCCGCTTTAGCTCAGGTACTCGAGATGGTCCGCCCGCTGGTGGTGCGCTACTGCCGCGCGCGGATCGGAGCCGCGGAGCGTGGGCAGCTCTCCGCGGACGACGTTGCGCAGGAGGTTTGTCTGGCTGTGATGACCGCCTTGCCCAGGTATCAGGACCAGGGCAGGCCCTTCATGGCCTTCGTTTACGGAATCGCTTCGCACAAGGTCGCTGACGCGCATCGCAACGCCGCCCGTAACAAGGCGGACGCGATGGCCGAAGTACCAGATGTCATATCCACCGACCAGGGACCGGAACAACGAGCTCTCGAGTCCGAGACGAGCAGACAGATGAACCGTCTGCTCGCGACGCTTCCTGAGAAGCATCGGGAGATCTTGATCCTGCGCTTGGTCATGGGTTTGTCGGCAGAAGAAACCGCAGTCGCCGTGGGCAGTACGGCGGGCGCGGTGCGGGTGGCCCAACACAGGGCACTCGCGAAACTCAAGTCACAAGTGGCGAGGGCAGGTGAAATGTATGGCTAG
- a CDS encoding sigma-70 family RNA polymerase sigma factor — MDSAVTARAAESIELAALLHRCGQSDHEAFAELYDRTCARVFGLVLRVLHDPGYAEETTQEVYLQIWRMAASFDPAKGTAVTWLMTLAHRRAVDRVRAEQAHTQREVAYGIRVLGNEFDEVTEEVERRLEQQAVLGGLATLTETQREAISLAYYGGRTYAEVALYLGIGLPTVKSRIRDGLTRLKRSLGVT, encoded by the coding sequence GTGGATTCTGCGGTTACGGCACGCGCAGCCGAAAGTATCGAGCTCGCCGCGCTTTTGCATCGATGCGGCCAGTCCGACCATGAAGCATTCGCCGAGCTATACGACCGGACGTGCGCGCGCGTCTTCGGTCTGGTGTTGCGTGTCCTACACGATCCTGGATATGCGGAGGAGACCACGCAGGAGGTCTATCTGCAGATTTGGCGGATGGCAGCGAGTTTCGACCCGGCGAAGGGCACGGCAGTGACGTGGTTGATGACCCTCGCGCACCGGCGCGCCGTCGACCGGGTCCGCGCCGAGCAGGCCCACACCCAACGTGAAGTCGCCTATGGGATACGAGTTCTCGGCAACGAATTCGACGAGGTCACCGAAGAGGTCGAGCGTAGGCTCGAACAACAGGCCGTCCTGGGGGGTCTCGCCACACTGACGGAGACCCAGCGGGAAGCCATCTCGCTCGCCTACTACGGCGGGCGAACCTATGCGGAGGTAGCACTCTACCTCGGTATAGGGTTACCGACCGTTAAATCCCGGATTCGGGATGGATTGACACGACTGAAAAGAAGTTTGGGGGTGACGTGA
- a CDS encoding anti-sigma-D factor RsdA, whose protein sequence is MARDGGRGRGDWKARLGSRNSGPYAEASGDTGPVDIAAVRRDDALIDAIASDGPVSTDSAEEYQLATLLADWRAELLAPPMSADPDLDAIVAAVNQEIGARQVRIGAHGGGRLRLLRPIAGTAAALALVIGGMTAFSYNAEPGDPLWRVKEVVFSEQAQTTVVQRADNDLTEASTLVAQDPVQAKARLERAKENAAQINDPQKRNEVMTEWDRLLVELRKISPELADQLDATVPKPGEPRPTSDTHATSKPTSQSTAPTILQQPAEPSGKPSEPSGKPSDSTGATTSNGSKPTTTSPPVVTTPQQPPVEPTTQVQPPPTAPDTGGKPTDVVPTGDTGPPTVPPPITRVPTQVQPTQDYQPPTIVIPGLPGVPGSSQPGR, encoded by the coding sequence ATGGCTAGGGATGGCGGGCGCGGTCGGGGTGACTGGAAGGCGCGGCTTGGATCGCGAAACAGCGGTCCCTACGCCGAGGCGTCCGGTGATACCGGCCCGGTCGACATCGCAGCGGTACGCCGTGACGATGCTCTGATCGATGCCATCGCCAGCGATGGTCCGGTGAGCACCGACAGCGCCGAGGAGTATCAGCTCGCGACGCTGCTCGCGGATTGGCGGGCGGAACTGCTCGCTCCGCCGATGTCCGCGGACCCGGACCTGGACGCGATCGTGGCCGCGGTCAATCAGGAGATCGGCGCGCGTCAGGTCCGCATCGGCGCACACGGTGGAGGGCGGCTACGGCTACTTCGTCCGATCGCGGGGACCGCGGCCGCACTGGCCCTGGTCATCGGCGGCATGACGGCGTTCTCGTACAACGCCGAGCCGGGCGATCCGCTGTGGCGGGTCAAGGAGGTCGTGTTCAGTGAACAGGCCCAGACCACCGTCGTGCAGCGTGCCGACAACGATCTGACCGAGGCGTCGACGCTGGTCGCCCAGGACCCGGTGCAGGCGAAGGCGCGCCTGGAGCGGGCCAAGGAGAATGCCGCGCAGATCAACGATCCGCAGAAGCGCAACGAAGTGATGACCGAGTGGGACCGTCTACTCGTCGAACTGCGCAAGATATCGCCGGAGCTGGCCGACCAGCTCGACGCGACGGTGCCGAAGCCCGGTGAACCGAGGCCGACCTCCGATACCCACGCGACCTCGAAGCCGACTAGCCAAAGCACCGCGCCGACGATCTTGCAGCAGCCGGCCGAGCCGTCCGGAAAGCCCTCGGAGCCATCCGGGAAGCCGTCGGACTCCACCGGTGCGACCACGTCCAACGGCAGCAAGCCGACGACCACGTCGCCGCCGGTGGTGACCACGCCGCAGCAGCCCCCTGTCGAACCGACCACGCAGGTGCAGCCGCCGCCGACTGCGCCCGACACCGGGGGCAAACCGACGGATGTGGTTCCCACCGGCGATACCGGTCCGCCGACAGTGCCGCCGCCGATCACACGGGTACCGACTCAGGTCCAACCAACCCAGGACTATCAACCGCCGACCATCGTCATACCAGGCCTGCCGGGTGTCCCGGGATCATCCCAGCCCGGTCGCTGA